One genomic segment of Catalinimonas alkaloidigena includes these proteins:
- the pnuC gene encoding nicotinamide riboside transporter PnuC — MEINYIELLALFFGVLSVWFNTRELVWGWPMGIVGTVLSGILFLEARLYSDLILHIFYVILGFYGWYEWLYGGRNKQELKVGTLGKSRLLFLMILGGLAWAGFGYFFDNYTDADLAYWDAFTTSFSFVGTYMLARKRIENWILWIIVDAVAAGIYMYKELFLLSLLYFLYLGLATYGFINWRKSLLEEKKAAY, encoded by the coding sequence ATGGAAATCAACTACATTGAATTATTAGCTTTATTTTTTGGTGTCTTATCCGTATGGTTCAATACCAGAGAGCTCGTCTGGGGCTGGCCCATGGGTATTGTGGGCACCGTACTGAGTGGCATCCTTTTCTTAGAAGCCCGTTTGTACTCTGACCTGATTCTGCATATATTTTATGTGATTCTGGGATTTTACGGCTGGTATGAATGGCTGTATGGAGGACGGAATAAACAGGAACTAAAGGTAGGTACATTAGGCAAAAGTCGCTTGCTCTTTCTTATGATTTTGGGTGGGTTAGCTTGGGCTGGATTCGGATACTTTTTTGATAACTATACGGATGCCGACCTGGCTTACTGGGATGCTTTTACTACTTCTTTCAGCTTCGTAGGTACCTATATGCTGGCCCGGAAAAGAATAGAAAACTGGATACTCTGGATCATAGTAGATGCTGTGGCGGCAGGTATTTACATGTATAAAGAGCTTTTTCTCCTGTCGCTCTTATATTTTTTATACCTGGGCTTGGCTACCTATGGTTTTATCAACTGGAGGAAGTCTTTATTAGAGGAAAAAAAAGCAGCTTACTAA